One segment of Hemicordylus capensis ecotype Gifberg chromosome 8, rHemCap1.1.pri, whole genome shotgun sequence DNA contains the following:
- the PAFAH1B2 gene encoding platelet-activating factor acetylhydrolase IB subunit alpha2 isoform X1 has product MEARGEPQPPPPPPDRMSQGDSNPAAVPHAAEDIQGDDRWMSQHNRFVLDCKDKEPDVLFVGDSMVQLLQQYEIWRELFSPLHALNFGIGGDTTGHVLWRLKNGELENIKPKVIVVWVGTNNHENTAEEVTGGIEAIVRLINTLQPQAKIIVLGLLPRGEKPNPLRQKNTKVNQLLKSSLPKLPNVQLLDVDGGFVHSDGTISCHDMFDFLHLTGTGYAKLCKPLHELIMQLLEETPEEKQATLA; this is encoded by the exons ATGGAGGCGCGGGGAGAACcgcagccgcccccgcccccccc GGATAGAATGAGCCAAGGTGATTCGAACCCAGCAGCAGTCCCCCATGCAGCTGAAGATATCCAGGGAGATGACAGGTGGATGTCACAG CATAACCGATTTGTCTTGGATTGCAAGGACAAAGAGCCCGACGTACTGTTCGTAGGGGACTCCATGGTGCAGCTGCTACAGCAATACGAG ATATGGCGAGAGCTCTTCTCACCCCTCCATGCACTGAATTTTGGAATTGGAGGGGACACAACAGGGCATGTTCTGTGGAGATTGAAGAATGGTGAGCTGGAGAATATTAAACCCAAG GTCATTGTTGTTTGGGTTGGAACAAATAACCATGAAAATACAGCCGAGGAAGTAACTGGCGGCATAGAGGCTATTGTGAGACTGATAAATACACTGCAGCCCCAGGCCAAGATTATTGTCCTG ggccTGCTACCACGTGGTGAGAAGCCAAACCCCCTGCGGCAGAAGAACACCAAGGTCAACCAGCTCCTGAAGAGCTCCCTGCCCAAACTCCCCAACGTCCAGCTGCTGGATGTGGACGGGGGCTTCGTGCACTCAGACGGCACCATCTCTTGCCACGACATGTTTGATTTTCTGCACCTCACAGGCACTGGTTATGCCAAGCTCTGCAAACCCCTCCATGAACTGATCATGCAGCTGCTGGAGGAGAcccctgaggagaagcaggcgaCTCTGGCCTGA
- the PAFAH1B2 gene encoding platelet-activating factor acetylhydrolase IB subunit alpha2 isoform X2: protein MDRMSQGDSNPAAVPHAAEDIQGDDRWMSQHNRFVLDCKDKEPDVLFVGDSMVQLLQQYEIWRELFSPLHALNFGIGGDTTGHVLWRLKNGELENIKPKVIVVWVGTNNHENTAEEVTGGIEAIVRLINTLQPQAKIIVLGLLPRGEKPNPLRQKNTKVNQLLKSSLPKLPNVQLLDVDGGFVHSDGTISCHDMFDFLHLTGTGYAKLCKPLHELIMQLLEETPEEKQATLA, encoded by the exons AT GGATAGAATGAGCCAAGGTGATTCGAACCCAGCAGCAGTCCCCCATGCAGCTGAAGATATCCAGGGAGATGACAGGTGGATGTCACAG CATAACCGATTTGTCTTGGATTGCAAGGACAAAGAGCCCGACGTACTGTTCGTAGGGGACTCCATGGTGCAGCTGCTACAGCAATACGAG ATATGGCGAGAGCTCTTCTCACCCCTCCATGCACTGAATTTTGGAATTGGAGGGGACACAACAGGGCATGTTCTGTGGAGATTGAAGAATGGTGAGCTGGAGAATATTAAACCCAAG GTCATTGTTGTTTGGGTTGGAACAAATAACCATGAAAATACAGCCGAGGAAGTAACTGGCGGCATAGAGGCTATTGTGAGACTGATAAATACACTGCAGCCCCAGGCCAAGATTATTGTCCTG ggccTGCTACCACGTGGTGAGAAGCCAAACCCCCTGCGGCAGAAGAACACCAAGGTCAACCAGCTCCTGAAGAGCTCCCTGCCCAAACTCCCCAACGTCCAGCTGCTGGATGTGGACGGGGGCTTCGTGCACTCAGACGGCACCATCTCTTGCCACGACATGTTTGATTTTCTGCACCTCACAGGCACTGGTTATGCCAAGCTCTGCAAACCCCTCCATGAACTGATCATGCAGCTGCTGGAGGAGAcccctgaggagaagcaggcgaCTCTGGCCTGA